In the Lepidochelys kempii isolate rLepKem1 chromosome 4, rLepKem1.hap2, whole genome shotgun sequence genome, taaaataaaaaactcaaaaataatgagggatttcaattatcccgaTATTGACTGGCttcatgtcacctcaggacacaATGcagacaccttaaatgactgcttcttggagcagctagtcctggaacccataaaaggagaggcaattcttgatttagtcctaagtggagcacaggatctggtccaagaggtgactatagttggaccacttggtaatagtgaccataatataactaAATTTAACAGCCCtatggtggggaaaacaccacagcagcccaacactgtagcatttagttTCAGAAAGGGAGAATACACAAACAttaggaggttagttaaacagaaattaaaaggtacagcgccaaaaatgaaatctctgtaagctgcatggaaactttttaaagacaccagaatagaggctcaacttaaatgtatgccccaaattaaaaaacatagagaaccaaaaaagtgccactgtagcaaaacagcaaagtaaaagaagccgtgagaggcaaaaaggcatccttaaaAAGGGGAAGTGAAGTCCtcatgaggaaaatagaaaggagcataaactctggcaaatgaagtgtaaaaatataattaggaaggccaaaaaagaatctgaagaacagctagctaaagactgaaaaagtaatagcaacatttttttttaagttcatcagaaacaggaagcctgctaaacaaccagtggggccactggacaatcaagatgctaaaggagcacccaaggatgataaagccattgcagagaaactaaatgaattctttgcgtcggtcttcatggctgaggatgtgagagagattctcaaacctgaaccattctttttaggtgacaaatctgaggaactgtctgagattgaggtgtcattagaggaggtttgggaacaaattgataaactaaacagtaataagtcaccaggacaagatggtattcaagagttctgaaggaactcaaatgtataattgcagaactactaaccatAGTCTGTAACTGATCATTTAAATCCACTTCTGTACCAAATGGCTGGAGGATAGCGAATTtgatgccattttttaaaaagggctctaaaGGTGATCCCGggaattacaggctggtaagcctgacttcagtaccgggcaaactggttgaaactatagtaaagaacaaaattgttagacacatagatgaacataatttattggggaagagtcaacatgtaaagggaaatcatgcctcaccaatctactataattcttgagggggtcaacaagtagGTAGATGGGGGGATCTAGtgcatatagtgtacttagattttcataaagcctttgacgaggtccctcaccaaaggctcttaagcaaataagctgtcctgggataagagggaaggtcctctcatggattggtaactggttaaaatataggaaacaaagagtaggaataaatggtcagttttcagactagAGAAAGAGggaaatagtggtgtcccccaggggtctgtactgggctcagtcctattcaacatattcataaatgatctggaaaaaggggtaaatagtgaggtggcaaaatttgccacATGAtccaaaattactcaagacagttaagtcctgGGCAGacttgagagatccttttgtagctcttcgcaaacagcgtgactgggcaacaaaatggcagatgaaattcaatgttgataaatgcaaagtaatgcacactggaaaacataatctcaactatacatataaaatgatggggtctaaattagctgttaccactcaagaaagagatcttggagtcattgtggattgttctctgaaaatgttcactcaatatgcagcagcagtcaaaaaagcaaacagaatgttgggaatcattaagaaatggattgataataagacataaaatttcatattgcctctatataaatccatggtatgcccatatcttgaatactgcatgcaaatgtggtggccccatctcaaaaaagatatattggaattggaaaaggttcagaaaagggtaacaaaaaagattaggggtatggatcagttgccgtatgaggagagattaacaagactgggacttttcagcttggaaaagagacgactaaggggagatatgatagaggtctataaaatcatgacttgtgtggagaaagtaaataaggaagtgttatttacacaagaactaggggtcaccaaatgaaattaataggcatcaggtttaaaacaaactaaaggaagtacttcttcacacaatgcaccatCAACCTGTTGAACTTCTTgtcagaggatgttatgaaggccaagactataatagggttaaaaaaagatctagataagttcatggaggataggtctatcaatggctattagcagggatggtatccctagccttggtttgccagaagctgggaatgggcgacaggatggatagcttgattattacctgtgctgttcattccctggcattggccactgtaggaagacaggatactgggctggatggatctttggtctgacccagtatggctgttcttatgttcttataagcTATTGCCTACCGTGTCAgagacaaaatattttattctccATTTCATTTGATTAACACAGTGCAGGAGAGAGTGGGGGAAAGCAAAAATGGTTCTAAGCCTCCTTTACGCTAGTTCCTGCTGTTCTGGCTTGGCTGAATAGCCTCTCCTTACTATAGCATGGGGGGCTGTGATAAAGAGTGAACATAGGGTTATTCCATCAGCTCAGCATCAATCTGGGGGTCGCATAAAAGGGCCTTAGAACAACAGAGAACTGGTCCAATGGATAGGTTCTAAACACTTTTCTCACATTGGTTGGCTGTCTTAGGCAAGTCTGAGCAAACCCCTTAAACTCTGTGCTCCAGTTAACTGCTCTGTAAAATGTAGATACTTGCTTACCCCATCGGAATGTTGAAATGCAACTAAATAATGTTTACTAAGTAAAAGGATTAAGGCCACTCAGAGGGAGTGGTGAGAATAGAATTCAAGTCCTGGGCTACCTGTCTGCTGACCTTTAGGCCTTTAGCAGGAGGAGGAGTTTTAGATAAGCAGCTTGCTTTTTACCATGTCATGGCAGGTCAAGATCACCCAGTGGTTGAGGCTGGAGGTAGCTCGCTGGTTCCTTTTCCCTGTGTGTGATGTCAGAGGGCTTTCTCCTGCAGGAGGCTGGAGGTTGGCAGCCTGCTGCCATGTTGGTCATCTAGTTTAAGGATTCCCATAATGAGTGACATCTGATGTAGACAAACTATTGCCTTCCAACGTATGTGTTTCTCCCTGTTACAGTGTTTGTTCTGTTGCTCCCTTAATTGTGATGTGACCAATTTTTAACCTCAGAATGGCTAAAATAATTCCAAAGGTATCTAACTTGTTACTGTATTTTCACCTGTTCTTTTTTCCAGAATTTGAACATACTGGATGTATCTCATAATCATTTGCTTTCTACAAAATTAGGATCCCAGCCACAGTTGGACAGCCTTCGTGAGCTTGTGCTGTCAGAGAATAAAATCACTGAGTTAAAAAAGGAAGAACTAGATTTTCTTAGCAACACTTCCTTAAATAGGCTTGACTTATCATCAAACCCACTGAAAGAGGTAAGAAATACAAGACCAcaacctcagctggtataaatgatTTATACCATAATTTTTCTATTTTGCAATCACTGATAAAAGAACAGTATTCATTTTGGTCAGAGGTAATAATGTTCTGTTGTAATAAAATACACATTATTTTATTCTTGATATTGTGAGTTGATTTATTATGTAGGTGGAGTAAGATTTCTGATGCACTTAACTactcatttctttttgtttaagcATTTGGGATTTGTAAAGATGCAATATTATCACTCAGTCTTAACTTGTTGTAAAGGGAATGatccagcttccactgaaataaatggaagcaGGATCGTGTCACAATTAGTAACCAAAAGTACatctgttgtaccaataaaataaaaaccagcaggatcttattaaagggaaaaaggcaaaataccacatttattgtgaatacagaaagaatcatagtaagcagttagttatagctataacattccattcaatctcatatttattcacacattcattcatacaaacacacacacgcatacacacccacacacacaggttctgcaaggttgttatcatagttaccagccttagagttgctcatgccaagccactggccaggtggcctggacatgaggagggagcagggccttgtcagatgctcatctgatgctcctggaagttggtttgcagaatcagaccccaaagttctcactttttagagtctatttttataggaatttcttcctatgccagtctatgggaattgcttcatcatgctgttgctgaatcaatcagcagatagcacattcctgacagctccaagatgttatcttgttctttggttctcccattcttgaggctgttgggtggattccagtctgccctccggggggtcctctggttatttccacttgacgccttcttcagccgatggacactggattcttaggctggcacctccctgatcattcagttattatctacaccaagcatccatccacatacatcctctatctctattttaatcacaattgttaatacaacaaaagggcggggagtctctgggtgctgtttctgttgttagagtattgctttgagtctctctctctctgtgaattgctttgagaacagactctgtcttcgaatgtactaacacaattagcagcttgcaagtttcacacacagagggagagaaacagtaccaaaaaccaagagacctcttaattagtaataccctggaatttaaactctggggaatcaaactcatttgtgattttaatacagaacttctttaatatgatccaacacatctatgctgcattttaaaacctgtggcagtgagtctcagagcccaggtctcgtACTAAAATCAGATAAATCAGCTACATGTGGACAAAGCGTTCAGGCTCTGAAGGTTGGGTTGGGgagggcttcagagcctgagctccagtccaagccacagcttctgcactgctgtttttagtgccaTAGGTCGAGGCCTGTGAGTTTGAGTCTATAGACCAGGCCTCTGAAACTTGCTGCTgtggattttaaaatgtagtgtagacatatcctaagaaaCCACATTCAACCATAGTAGCTAGAGAAGATAAGCAGCAGCATGAATGCTCAAAATAGCCATACCATCTCTTCCCCCAAAACTTAGAGATTTTTCGACCAGGGAAACGCAACAAAATactacaaaaccaaaaaataaatgtACTAATCTCTTTTTTTCCACAATACTGTCTGTCTGTTTTATGTTTCTCTCtagtttttttcttgaaaagaAGCATTggttttttctttccctctttctccttTGCATTTGTTCGCTGCTGTTCACTTCCTTTGCTCTCTTGCATTGTATTCTCTTCCCCATTGCCCTTCCTTTGTTCATTGTCACCCTCTTTCCTTGTTTCTTACCTGTGTGCCATTGCCCTCTTTTGCTTTTCGGTTTCTTGtcttcctttcttctctctcctgcaTATTTCTCCCCCTCCTATGGCATCACCACTACCTCTCTGACTCTTTAAACTGAAGTTCCAGTGGCTCAGCTTATCAATGCATTGTACTAGAAATGCCAACATCTAGGTTTTATTCCTAGTTCTGCCATAAACAGTCCTCTGGTATCTTGGACAAACTAGTTAATCAGTCTGTCCCTTCATTTTCTAACCTTTGCCTAGCTCACAGAGATGGTGTTAAGCTAAATTCATTCATGTAtgcaaagtgctcagatactatggaaaTGAGCACAATAGAAAAGCATACAAATAGATTAAAAAGTGGATGTCCTCTATCCAAGTTTACTCCATGTATGCTATTTTATGTACTACACATGCACACTCCAATCAATGCAGCATTAAAAtatggttctgctctgaaaagtgattgCAAAAATGACATTGTTGAGTTCTGAATTTGTCTCCCTGACTTTCAGGATAAGTGTACTCATTTCACAAGTAAATTGATgttggttttgctttgttttgtcttCCCACGCCCCTGACAGCTCTGCAAACACAAtgtgggatctgaaagtcaaactgTGTTCTTTCTGGCGCATGTATTTAAATTACTGCCACAAATGAGTACTTGTGCCTATCACTCATCAATTCTGGTAACGAATCAAGAAGAGGGGCAAATATTCTGATTTGTAGCTGCCATTCATTTTGAGGAAGCAAATGTTTGAGCTCTAGTTTTATGAGTGCATACTGTGCCCATAAAAAGGAGACTGAGTTCATCTTGACTGTTATTGTAGGCCTAAATACTCCCCCCGCCGTGTGCCAAAGTATTCCATGTTCTCTTTCATTTAGTGTCATATTGACACTTCTTGACAACAGATCAGTAAATGAAACCCCACAGAAAATGCATGGCAGAGAGATTTGTTGTATATATATTTACAAGTTACCTCTAAAGATTCAGAGTCAAATGAAAATTAGACACACAATTTCAAATCACTTTCATCTATTTACTGTAAAAGTAAGGTAGGTTTTTCCATTACTGatacaaaatattaattttcagGGGTATTACTACAGGGTTTTGAACCATTACTATAGAAATATAATGCATTTTAAACCAAAGTTTGGTTAAGTCCTGTGGAATTTAGTGAAAATCTATGAGTTAATTTAAATTGTGTGCTTGGTCTATGGTAGTGATTTGAAGAACTTTctatgttttggttttgtggaacaacTTTCttggatgatttttttcttttaatgtcaaaatcattaatttttttcccttctagttTCACACAGGCTGTTTATGTGCAATTGGAAATCTGTATGGTCTTGTGCTGAACAATGTTGAGCTTGGTGAAAATCTCACAGAGAAACTTTGCTTGGAATTATCAGACACAAGAATTCAGAATCTGTCACTGAGCCAGATCCAGCTTTCTTTTATTCACAAGTCAACCTTTCACGGACTGCAAACAACAAACCTCACAGCTTTAAACCTTTCCAAAAATTATTTGAACATGATAGAAAATGACTCTCTTACCTGGCTTTCAAGCTTAGAGAATTTaaacctagaggataataggatttATCACTTATTTTCTCATTCATTGTATGGATTATCCAATGTCAAATATTTGAATCTGAGAAGATCACGTGTCAGAAAAATTGATGATTTCTCCTTTCGTTGGCTAAGCCATTTAGAGTATCTTCTTATAGATAGTAATAGTTTTCAAGAAATTACTCCTAATATGTTCACAGGCTTGGACAATCTGAAATATCTGAGTCTATGTAACTGGACCAATGGCttacaaataataactaataaaaCATTTTCATCACTTGCTAATTCTACTCTGCAGTTTCTTAATCTTACAAAAAGTAGAATCACAAAAATAGAAGGTGGAGCATTTTCTTGGTTGGGACACCTAAAAATTCTTGATTTGGGACTCAATGAAATAAACCAGGTGCTCACAGGTCATGAATTTAAAGGTCTGCAAAATATTGAGGATATCTACCTTTCCTACAACAAAGAGTTGACTTTGACAAGCGAATCATTTGCTTTTGTTCCAAGCCTTAGAAAACTGATGCTACGGAAGGTAGCTTGTAGCAATCTGGACCTCTCTCCTTCACCTTTTCACCCTCTACGGAATCTAACCATCCTGGATATCAGCAACAACAATCTAGCTAACGTAAAAGATGACTTGTTTGATGGACTTCACAAACTTGAAATTCTGGATTTGCAACATAATAATTTGGCTCGACTTTGGAAACATGCCAATCCAGGTGGTcctgtcctttttttaaaagatcttctTAACCTGCATATACTTAATTTGAAGTCTAATGGCTTGGATGAGATTCCCGTACAAGTTTTCAAGGGCTTGTTTCAATTAAGAAGCCTGGATTTAGGATCAAATAATTTGAACTTACTTCCAGCATCTTTGTTTGATGACCAGATATCTCTGAATTCATTAATCCTTCAGAAAAATCTTATAACATCTGTTGAAGAAAAAGTGTTTGGTTCAGCTTTCAAGAATCTGAAAGAACTAGAGATGGATTCCAATCCATTTGACTGCACCTGTGAAAGTATCTCCTGGTTTGTTAATTGGCTTAATGTGACCCAAACAAACATACCTGGATTAGATACTCATTACCTTTGCAACACCCCACCTAAATATCATAGTACTCTGGTGATGTATTTTGACATTTCACCCTGCAAAGATAGTGCACCTTTTCAATTACTGTATATAATAAGCACCACTGTGATAATGCTCTTCATCTTTATTGTCATTCTTATCCATTTTGAAGGCTGGAGGATAGCATTTTACTGGAATGTGTCAGTAAATCGAGTACTTGGTTTTACAGAAATAGACAGGCAACAGGAAGAGTTTGATTATGATGCCTACATTATTCATGCAAGAAGGGACAGGAATTGGGTGTCcaagaacttcattcctctggaAGAAAATGATCAGTCTCAAATTAGGTTTTGTTTAGAGGAACGAGACTTTGAAGCAGGCATATCTGAATTTGAAGCCACTATTAATAGTATAAAAAGAAGTCGGAAGATTATCTTTGTTGTCACTGACCATCTCTTAAAAGATCCCTGGTGCAAAAAGTGAGTATGTGCATGCATGTATGAATAACACTTGTTCAGCAGATCTTTAATGCAGTcatctctaagccctggtctaccctGGGGgcgattgatctaagttacgcaacttcagctacgttgcATTACATTGACTTACCGTGGAGTCTTCCCTGCAGTGAGTTGACTACTGCTGCTCCCCCGTTGACTTTGCCTGTGCCTCTCGCggcactggagtacaggagtcgacgggagagcgctcgggatcgatttatcgtgtctagactagatgtgataaatcgatccccactggaCTGATTGCTGTCcgctgatccggcgggtagtgaagacataccctaagacagtGGTCTACTTTCTTGAAAACAGAAAGTACAGGGAAAATTATACTTTGTGACATGAGTGTAACTGTCTGAAATTTAATGGAGGTACTCCAGATGTACCCCGgggtaactgaaagcagaatttggctcataaaCTACCTGCTTATCTAGTCAATCAAACCATCATTGCCCTTCAGATGATCTTCCATAAAAATAGATGTTTGAGACAAGACAGCGATTGGTGAGATTGTTAACATACAAAGATCATTTTTTGAGCCAGGGCCTTACCACTGCCGGTTTGTGTGGCTGACAGAAAGAAGACTGTATACTAAGGGAGCCtaaaattaagatggttaatTTCTTGGAGGGCAGATTATTCTCTTTTTTAGTTACATAAATAactcattttttaatttattacaaGTATTATCATAAAGGTTAAATGTTAAAAACTATATACAAATTAAAGCCCTGATCTGGCACTGACCTTTGTGGGGCTATCACAGAAAATTATTTGATGTCACTCATCCCTACATAAATCAGCTGATTCAATGATTCATAAGCTCTGTGTAGTTCTATAGCATGTACTTTCAAGACACCAgtttttaattcttattttttGCTTAAGGTTCAAGGTGTACCATGCTGTTCAGCAAGCTATTGAGCAAAGTCGGGATTCCATCATACTGATCTTTCTTCATGACATTCCAGATTACAAACTGAATCATGCACTTTGCTTGAGAAGAGGAATGTTCAAATCTCGTTGCATCTTGGATTGGCCAGCTCAGAAAGAACGGGTCAATGCATTTCATCAGCAATTAAAAATGGCACTTAAATCTAGCAGCAACATACATTGAATTTCTAAAGTATAAGATTGAACTGTTAGGACACTTCATTTCAGACTGACTAAAGGACAACAGTCCTTGTGGGGAAAAATTAAACCAATCCACAGCAACTCCTCTATTTTTCCTATTATGTGTTTTTAATTGGTAATTGTTCTTATCCTTTGTATATTGTTTCACCTGTGTTCTGAGTTCATACAATGGTCACGACGGACACAAAAAATAGGACCAACAACTCTTTCAATCTGTGACCAAAAAGAATCAGCCTATTTAAAATAGAGCAGAAATAGAGTGAAGAAAGGGGTGGTGAGAAAGAGTAGGGGCCAGGTAAATTTCCACATGAAGGAGTGCTGAAAGACTGGAGGAAATGAGAGGAAATGAATAAAAGGGAGGAAATGTGATACAGATATACAAAGTAATGAATGCTAGAGAGGGAGTAAGTGCCTGGGCACGTAGACCTCATTTGTTAATTCCTTCAATGTTGCAGAGGGCTGTGTGCAGGCCCTCTGGATTAAGATGAATTTCAAGCAATGTGAGAGGATCCAGAACCTCTCTCCTGTTTCTTAATTCTAATAGTCTTCTATCTAGATGCCTCCCCTCTAAAATAGCTTGAATTTAGGGCATCCCCAAAGGAAATGTTATAGAATTCTATAAATTCAAGAACAGTAAATTGATATTTCtagtccttaatttttttttcaaatggaagaTGCAGTTTGATAAATATTGCTTCCATAGCAGATAGAAAATGTATTTCAGATAACTGGGTATAAGGACCTTATCTTGCAAAGTTCTAAGCACTCTCaactcccattaaattcaatCCATTGCAGTCTTGGGACCTAATTGCCACAGGTACAGTGTATATAGTTCTAATTCCTGAAATATTAGGATTACACAGAACTTTTTgtatataaaacaaataatattaGAGGGGacatcctggctctactgaagtcagtggcattttGCTATTGCCATCATCTACAGTGCCTAATCTTGCTTCAATTCAGTGGGTGGAGATATGGATCAAAGAAATGAAATGTGCTTTGTTTTAGTCTTTTGTGCATTTGTATCATATATGCAGTATGGATGCGTCTAGTGTGTAGCATGTATTTTTAGTGTCTTAGATCA is a window encoding:
- the TLR3 gene encoding toll-like receptor 3 isoform X2 → MRDPLPSWACLSFSLLTFSLLCVTAENQCKIRNQVADCSHLKLKQIPSDLPINITALDISHNQLNKLPPANLTKYSQLIYLDAGSNSLSKLQPELCQTLPLLKVLKLQHNQLRELTDNVFASCASLTELNLGYNIIEIKSNPFKNLKNLNILDVSHNHLLSTKLGSQPQLDSLRELVLSENKITELKKEELDFLSNTSLNRLDLSSNPLKEFHTGCLCAIGNLYGLVLNNVELGENLTEKLCLELSDTRIQNLSLSQIQLSFIHKSTFHGLQTTNLTALNLSKNYLNMIENDSLTWLSSLENLNLEDNRIYHLFSHSLYGLSNVKYLNLRRSRVRKIDDFSFRWLSHLEYLLIDSNSFQEITPNMFTGLDNLKYLSLCNWTNGLQIITNKTFSSLANSTLQFLNLTKSRITKIEGGAFSWLGHLKILDLGLNEINQVLTGHEFKGLQNIEDIYLSYNKELTLTSESFAFVPSLRKLMLRKVACSNLDLSPSPFHPLRNLTILDISNNNLANVKDDLFDGLHKLEILDLQHNNLARLWKHANPGGPVLFLKDLLNLHILNLKSNGLDEIPVQVFKGLFQLRSLDLGSNNLNLLPASLFDDQISLNSLILQKNLITSVEEKVFGSAFKNLKELEMDSNPFDCTCESISWFVNWLNVTQTNIPGLDTHYLCNTPPKYHSTLVMYFDISPCKDSAPFQLLYIISTTVIMLFIFIVILIHFEGWRIAFYWNVSVNRVLGFTEIDRQQEEFDYDAYIIHARRDRNWVSKNFIPLEENDQSQIRFCLEERDFEAGISEFEATINSIKRSRKIIFVVTDHLLKDPWCKKFKVYHAVQQAIEQSRDSIILIFLHDIPDYKLNHALCLRRGMFKSRCILDWPAQKERVNAFHQQLKMALKSSSNIH
- the TLR3 gene encoding toll-like receptor 3 isoform X1, with the protein product MVCSKQTMKEGRSRKRESFLCSCKQDGVASPFDRTMRDPLPSWACLSFSLLTFSLLCVTAENQCKIRNQVADCSHLKLKQIPSDLPINITALDISHNQLNKLPPANLTKYSQLIYLDAGSNSLSKLQPELCQTLPLLKVLKLQHNQLRELTDNVFASCASLTELNLGYNIIEIKSNPFKNLKNLNILDVSHNHLLSTKLGSQPQLDSLRELVLSENKITELKKEELDFLSNTSLNRLDLSSNPLKEFHTGCLCAIGNLYGLVLNNVELGENLTEKLCLELSDTRIQNLSLSQIQLSFIHKSTFHGLQTTNLTALNLSKNYLNMIENDSLTWLSSLENLNLEDNRIYHLFSHSLYGLSNVKYLNLRRSRVRKIDDFSFRWLSHLEYLLIDSNSFQEITPNMFTGLDNLKYLSLCNWTNGLQIITNKTFSSLANSTLQFLNLTKSRITKIEGGAFSWLGHLKILDLGLNEINQVLTGHEFKGLQNIEDIYLSYNKELTLTSESFAFVPSLRKLMLRKVACSNLDLSPSPFHPLRNLTILDISNNNLANVKDDLFDGLHKLEILDLQHNNLARLWKHANPGGPVLFLKDLLNLHILNLKSNGLDEIPVQVFKGLFQLRSLDLGSNNLNLLPASLFDDQISLNSLILQKNLITSVEEKVFGSAFKNLKELEMDSNPFDCTCESISWFVNWLNVTQTNIPGLDTHYLCNTPPKYHSTLVMYFDISPCKDSAPFQLLYIISTTVIMLFIFIVILIHFEGWRIAFYWNVSVNRVLGFTEIDRQQEEFDYDAYIIHARRDRNWVSKNFIPLEENDQSQIRFCLEERDFEAGISEFEATINSIKRSRKIIFVVTDHLLKDPWCKKFKVYHAVQQAIEQSRDSIILIFLHDIPDYKLNHALCLRRGMFKSRCILDWPAQKERVNAFHQQLKMALKSSSNIH